TGCGAGCCTGGTGATGGGCGGAGCCGTCAGTGGTATGCACTACACCGCCATGGCGGCCGTCAGCGTCCACCTCCAGGGCGGCCACGTCCCCGCCGGCACCGGTGACACCGCGACCTCGCTCCTCCTGCCGATGCTGATCGGCCCGGCGGTCTTCCTCATCCTTGCCGCCGTGGTCGTCATGTTCGACCCGCTGCTCGTGATGGGCGACCCGGACTGGCAGCGGCCCGCCGCGCAGAGCGTGCACCGCCCCGGCGTGCCCGCCCCGCGCCATGTGCCGTCCTACGGCGAGCCCGCCAACTGGACGGCCCGCCCCGCGGGCCGCGCCGCCCGCAGGAGCGTCCACCGCGGCGGCCACCGCTCCCAGGACTGGTGAGCAGGACACCTTCGGGGCTCCTTCGGGACACCCGTCGGGACACCTTCGGGACGTCTTCGGAGAGGGCGGTGAGCCGATCACCGCCCGAGTGTCAGTGCCGGGTCGTACGGTGGTTCCATGCGGCCCGTTTCCAAGATCGAACGTTCGGTGGCGCCCTTCGAGGTCGTCAGCTCCTACCAGCCCAGCGGCGACCAGCCGACGGCCATCGCCGACCTCGAGCGGCGCATCCGCGCGGGCGAGAAGGACGTCGTGCTCCTCGGCGCCACCGGCACCGGCAAGTCGGCCACCACCGCCTGGATGATCGAGAAGCTCCAGCGCCCCACCCTGGTGATGGCGCCGAACAAGACCCTGGCCGCCCAGCTGGCGAACGAGTTCCGCGAACTCCTGCCGAACAACGCGGTCGAGTACTTCGTCTCGTACTACGACTACTACCAGCCCGAGGCGTACGTCCCCCAGTCGGACACGTACATCGAGAAGGACTCCTCCATCAACGAGGAGGTGGAGCGGCTCCGCCACTCCGCGACGAACTCCCTGCTCACCCGCAGGGACGTCATCGTGGTCGCCTCCGTCTCCTGCATCTACGGCCTCGGCACGCCCCAGGAGTACGTGGACCGGATGGTCCCGCTCAAGGTCGGCGAGGAGATGGACCGCGACCAGCTGCTCCGCCGCTTCGTCGACATCCAGTACACCCGCAACGACCTGGCGTTCACCCGCGGCACCTTCCGGGTCCGCGGCGACACCATCGAGATCTTCCCGGTGTACGAGGAGCTGGCCGTCCGCATCGAGATGTTCGGCGACGAGATCGAGGCGCTCTCCACCCTCCACCCGCTCACCGGCGAGATCATCAGCGAGGACCGCGAGCTGTACGTCTTCCCCGCCAGCCACTACGTCGCGGGCCCCGAGCGGATGGAGCGGGCGGTCAACGACATCGAGCGCGAGCTGGAGATCCGCCTCGCCGAGCTCGACAAGCAGGGCAAGCACCTGGAGTCCCAGCGCCTGCGCATGCGGACCACGTACGACATCGAGATGATGCGGCAGATCGGCTCCTGCTCCGGCATCGAGAACTACTCGATGCACTTCGACGGCCGCGACCCCGGCTCCGCGCCGAACACCCTCATCGACTACTTTCCCGAGGACTTCCTGCTCGTCATCGACGAGTCGCACGTCACCGTGCCGCAGATCGGCGCCATGTACGAGGGCGACGCCTCCCGTAAGCGGACCCTCGTCGACCACGGCTTCCGGCTCCCGTCCGCCCTCGACAACCGCCCGCTGAAGTGGGAGGAGTTCCAGAAGCGGATCGGCCAGACCGTCTACCTCTCGGCGACCCCGGGCACATACGAACTCTCCCGCGGCGACGGCTTCGTCGAGCAGATCATCCGCCCCACCGGGCTCGTCGACCCCGAGGTCGTCGTCAAGCCGACCGAGGGCCAGATCGACGACCTCGTCCACGAGATCCGGCTGCGCACGGAGAAGGACGAGCGGGTCCTCGTCACCACCCTCACCAAGAAGATGGCCGAGGACCTCACCGACTACTTCCTGGAGCTCGGCATCCAGGTGCGCTACCTCCACAGCGACGTCGACACGCTGCGCCGCATCGAGCTGCTGCGCGAGCTGCGCGCCGGCGAGTACGACGTCCTCGTCGGCATCAACCTCCTCCGGGAGGGACTCGACCTTCCCGAGGTCTCCCTCGTCGCCATCCTCGACGCCGACAAGCAGGGCTTCCTGCGCTCCGGGACCTCCCTCATCCAGACCATCGGCCGTGCCGCGCGAAACGTCTCGGGCCAGGTCCACATGTACGCGGACCGGATCACCCCGGCGATGGAGCAGGCCATCGACGAGACCAACCGGCGCCGCGAGAAGCAGGTCGCGTACAACACGGCCCACGGCATCGACCCGCAGCCGCTGCGCAAGAAGATCAACGACATCGTGGCGACGATCGCCCGCGAGGAGGTCGACACCGAGGAGCTCCTCGGCAGCGGCTACCGCCAGGAGAAGGAGGGGAAGGCAGCCAAGGCGCCCGTCCCCTCGCTCGCCGCGCACGGCTCCAAGAGCCGGGGCAAGGGCGGCAAGCCCGGATCCACCGTCGAGCTCGGCGACCGGCCGGCCACCGAACTGGCCGCGATCATCGAGGAGATGACCGACCGGATGCGCGCCGCCGCCGCCGAGCTGCAGTTCGAGGTGGCGGCCCGGCTCCGCGACGAAGTGGGAGAGCTGAAGAAGGAGTTGCGCCAGATGAAGGAGGCGGGTCTCGCCTGACCGGTGGCGGTCCGGTGTGTTGCAAGACCGACACAAATCCGGACCGCGGCGCTGCGGTGTCAGTACCTCTGCGTAGGGTGCTGGACAACCGCACGCACCGGACAGCGGGCGCGGGGAACGCAACGAGAGGGGCAAGCGCGTGACGGTCAACATGACCAAGGGTCAGGCCATCAGCCTGGAGAAGCAGGGCGGAGGCAGCCTCAGCCAGGTGCGGATGGGGCTCGGCTGGCAGGCGGCACCGCGCCGCGGTCTCTTCGGCAAGCGCACGCAGGAGATCGACCTGGACGCCTCGGCCGTCCTCTTCGCGGACAAGCAGCCGGTCGACGTGGTCTTCTTCCGTCACCTGGTCAGCGACGACGGCTCGGTCAAGCACACCGGTGACAACCTCGTCGGCGGCGCGGGCCAGGGCGGGGACGACGAGGCGATCCTCGTCGACCTCCAGCGGGTCCCGGTCCACATCGACACGATCGTCTTCACCGTGAACTCCTTCACCGGTCAGACGTTCCAGGAGGTGCAGAACGCCTTCTGCCGGATCGTCGACGAGACGAACGGCCAGGAGCTCGCGCGCTACACCCTCGACGGCGGTGGCAACTACACCGCGCAGATCATGGCGAAGGTGCACCGGGCCGGCTCCGGCTGGCAGATGACCGCCCTGGGCAACCCGGCCAACGGCCGGACGTTCCAGGACCTGATGCCCGCGATCCTGCCGCACCTGTAGGCAGGGCGGCGCAGGACGGCACCCACAGCTCCCGGAGGCAGCAGGCCGCCGGGAGCTGTCCCGCACCACCGCGCACGGCACCACCGCACCACCGCACGTACGTCCGCACCATTCGTACCGGGAACCGCTGAGGGGACAGAGCCGATGACGGCCGAGCTGGTCCGGGGGCAGAACCACCCCCTGCCCGACACCCGACTGGAGATCAGGGTGTCGGCCGGTCACCCGGTCGTCGCCGGAGCCGCCCTCGGCGACGAGCGGGGCAGGGTCCCGGGCGTGGAGTGGGTCGCCCACCCCGTCGCCCCCTCGCTCCCCGGTGTGGACGTCCCCCGGCAGGCCGCGGCCGACCAGCGCCTCGCCGTCGACCTGGCGGCGGTCCCGGACGCCGTCCACCGTGTCTCCGTCCTCCTGGCGCTGCCCGTGGGCGTCGGCGGACCGACCTCCTTCGGGAAGGCCGCCGCCCCCTTCGTCGCCGTCGCCGGACCCGACGGCACCGAGATCGCCAGCTACACGATCACCGGGCTCGACAGCGAGTCCGCCGTCGTCGCCCTGGAGCTGTACCGCCGCCAGGGCGCCTGGAAGGTCCGCGCCATGGGCCAGGGGTACGAGGGCGGTCTCGCCGCCCTCCTCGGCGACCAGGGCCTGGAGCGCCCCGCCGACCTGGCCGCGTCGATCCTGGAGTCGGAGCGGGCCCGCCACGCACCGCTGCCCGACCCCGCTCCCGCCACGGCCACGCACCCGGAGTCGGCCCCTGCCGCCGAGTCCACCCCGGCCGAGCACCGGACCGCGCCGACAGCCGGCGGCCCGATCAGCTACGCCCACCCCCGGCGCCGGACCACCACCCCGGAGCCCGCACCGGCCCCGGCCCCGCAGGGTTCGCAGGCCCCGCAGGGTCCGGCCGTTCCCGTCGCCGGGGACGCGGCCGGCTGGTCCATGGACGAGCGCCTGTACAACCAGGTGTGGGGGATGTTCGAGGACCTGGCCCGTACCGCCGCCGCCTACCGCAGTGCCTGCGACTTCGCGGAGTCCCGGCTCGACCGGGAGCTCGACGAGGTGCTCTCCGACTACCGCGCCCGTGGCGGGGGCGCGAACGACGCCGCGCGGGCAGCCGCCCGCGCCCGCCACGACGAGCTCGTGGAGCGGGCCCAGGAGGTCCTGGACCGGGACCTCGCCCAGCTCGCCGTCGAGTCCGAGGTCGTCGAACCGGCCCTGCCGCCCGCCTACGCCCGCTGGGACAACCCGGTCTGGCACGGCTACCGCCCGCCGGCGGAGGAGCCGATGGCCGTGCGCCTGGGCGACCTCCACCTCCCCGAGCGCGCCGAGCTGCGGATCCCGATGCTCGTCAGGCTCCCGATGGAGCGCGGGCTCTGGGTGGACAGCGGGCGCGGCCGCTCGGAGGCGGCCGGCCTCCTCGACGAGACCGAGCTGAGACGGCTCGCCCTCGACAGCGCGGTCGCGCACGCGGCCCGGCTGCTCGCCGTCCACCCGGCGGGCGGGTTCGCGGTCCACGTCGTCGACGCGGCGGGTGCCGGCGCAGCCGCGCTCGCGCCGCTCGTGGACACCGGTGTGCTCGCCGCCCCGCCCGCCCGGGGCGCGGCCGGCGTCTCGGCGGTGCTGGAGCAGCTCACGGAGCGGGTCGACCTCCTCCAGATGGCCCTGCGGAACGGCGCCGTCGACGCGCTGCCGCCCGGCCTGGACGCGGCCCGGCAGCTCCTGATCGTGCACGACTTCCCGCACGGCTTCGACGACCGGGCGGTCACCCGGCTCCGGTACCTGGCCGACGAGGGCCCCGGGGTCGGCGTCCATCTGCTGATGGTGGCCGACCGGGCGGACGCCTCCGCGTACGGACCGGTGCTCGACCCCCTCTGGCGTTCGCTGCTGCGGCTCACCCCCGTCCCCGACGACCACCTCGCCGATCCGTGGGTCGGTCACGCGTGGTCGTACGAGCCCCCGATGCTGCCGCCGGGCAGCCGGATCCTCCGGCAGGTCCTCGCGCAGGTCGCGGACGCCCGTCCGGCAAAGCGGCCCTGACCTGGTCTCTTGGCGGCTCTTTACCCTGCGCTTTACCTTCTCTTGGGTTTTCGGGTAGTGTTCATGGCGCGGAGGGGAGTACTCCCCATGCGCGGCGTACCCGTCAATACGGACGGATCCTCAGCGATCCGATCCCGGGGCGTCGGCCCGACCGCGGTGTGAGCCGCTCGGGTGGAAGAGACCTCCGGCAGCGACGACGCTGATCAAGTAGCCGTACGACGCCGGAGGCGCAGTGGACGTTTCAATGACCCTGTGGGTGCTGACCATTCTCGGTCTGGTCGCCCTCATCGGAGCCGACTTCTTCATCGGGCGGAAGCCTCATGACGTCTCGGTCAAGGAAGCCGGAATCTGGACGATCGTCTGGGTCGTGCTCGCCGTGCTCTTCGGAGTCGGCCTGCTCGTGTTCGGCAACAGCCAGGCGTCCGGGGAGTTCTTCGCCGGCTACGTCACCGAGAAATCGCTCAGTGTCGACAACCTCTTCGTCTTCATCCTGATCATGGCGAAGTTCTCGGTCCCCTCCCACCTCCAGCAGCGCGTGCTGCTCGTGGGTGTGGTGATCGCCCTGGTCCTCCGCACGATCTTCATCGTCGCGGGCGCCGCGGTCATCGCGAACTTCTCGTGGGTCTTCTACATCTTCGGCGCGTTCCTGATCTACACCGCCTGGAAGCTCATCCAGGAGGCGCGTGCCGACGAGGAAGAGGACGACTGGGAGGAGAATCGTCTCCTCAAGTCCGTCGAGAAGAAGTTCGGCGTCGCCGACAAGTACCACGGCACCAAGCTCTTCATCCGCGTCAACGGCAAGCGCGTCCTGACCCCGCTGATGGTCGTCATGATCGCCATCGGCACCACGGACATCCTCTTCGCCCTCGACTCCATCCCGGCGATCTTCGGCCTGACCCAGGACCCGTACATCGTCTTCACCGCCAACGCCTTCGCCCTCATGGGCCTGCGGCAGCTGTACTTCCTGATCGGCGGCCTGCTCAAGAAGCTGGTCCACCTCAGCTACGGCCTGTCGGTGATCCTCGGCTTCATCGGCGTGAAGCTCGTCCTGCACGCCCTGCACGAGTCCGGGGTGCACGTCCCGGAGATCTCCATCGGGTTCTCGCTCGCGGTCATCGGCGGCGTCCTGGTCGTCACCACGATCACCAGCCTGATCGCCTCCAAGAAGCAGTCGGAGCGAGAGGCTGCCGAGGGCGTCACCGACACCAAGGGTGTCGAGGACGCGGACGGCGTCGAGAAGGACAGCATCGACGCCTGACGCGTCACGCACGGCGACGGCCGGCCAGGGGCACCCGCCCCCGGCCGGCCGTCGCCGTTTCCCGCGCCGTCAGGCGGTCGCCGCCTCCGCCGCCTCCGCTGCCTCCGCCGCCTCGGACCGGTCCGGAAGGGTCTCCGGGAGGAGCGCGAAGCAGCCCAGGCTGATGAGGGCCACCACGGTCAGATAGGCCGCGACGCCCCAGGGCGGGCCCGAGCCGCCGTCCGAGAGGGTGGTGGCGACGATGGGCGTGAGGGCGCCGCCGAGGACGCCCGCGAGGTTGTAGCCGACGGCCGCGCCGGTGCAGCGGACGCGGGGCTCGTAGAGCTCCGGGAGGTACGCGGCGATCACCGCGAACATCGTGATGAAGGCCAGCAGCGAGCCCAGGAAGCCGAGGAACATCAGGAACGGCTCCGCGGTGTGCAGCAGGGCCACCATCGGGAACATCCAGAGCGCGGAGGCCGCGCACCCCGCGAGGCACATCGGGCGGCGGCCCCAGCGGTCGGCGAGGAGGGCCATGAAGGGAGTGGCCGCGCCCTTGATCGCCACCGCGGCCATCACGCACGTCAGCATGACCGTGCTGCTCACCCCGAGCTGCTCCGTGCCGTAGGCCAGGGCCCAGGTGGAGACCGTGTAGAACACCGCGTACCCGACGGCGAGCGCCCCGGCCGTCAGCAGCACGAGCCGCCAGTGATCGCGGACGATCTCGGCCAGCGGGGCGCTCGCCCGCCGTCCCGACGCGGACAGCTCCTCGAACTGCGGGGTCTCCGCGAGAGAGGACCGCAGCAGCAGCCCGGCCGCCGCGAGGACTCCCGCCGCCCAGAACGGCACCCGCCAGCCCCAGGACCGGAAGTCCGCGTCGCTCAGGCCCGCCGTGAGCGCCAGCATCACCCCGTTCGCGAGGAGGAAGCCGACCGCCGGGCCGATCTGCGGGAAGCTCGCCCACAGCGCGCGCCGGTTCGCCGGCGCGTGCTCGGCGGTGAGCAGGACGGCGCCGCCCCACTCGCCGCCGAGGCCGAGGCCCTGGAGGAACCGGAGGGTCAGCAGGAGCAGCGGCGCGGCGATGCCGAGCGTCTCGTACGTGGGGACGCAGCCGACCGCGACGGTCGCACAGCCGGTCAGGAGCAGCGAGGCGAAGAGGACCGGCCGGCGGCCGTACCGGTCGCCGACGTGCCCGAAGAGGACCGAGCCCAGGGGGCGGGCGACGAAGCCGATGGCGAAGGTGCCGAAGGCGGCCAGGGTCCCGGCGAGCGGGGAGAAGGTCGGGAAGAAGAGCGGCCCGAGGACGAGGGCGGCGGCGGTCCCGTAGACGAAGAAGTCGAAGAACTCGATGGCGGTGCCGACGAGCGAGGCGGTGGCGAGCCGGAGCATCGAAGGAGGAGCGGGCGGAGCCGGGGGAGCGGTCGGCGACGGAGAGTGACTGGGGCGCATGTGGCGCCAACTACCCCGCGGCCGTCCGGGTTACGGGGGCGTACGGAAGCGCGCGGCCGGTGAGCCGCGCGCTGTCGGTGCGGCGGCGGCTCACCAGCCGCGCTCGCGCCACTCCGCGAGGTGCGGGCGCTCGTCACCGAGCGTGGTGTCCTTGCCGTGGCCCGGGTAGACCCAGGACTCGTCCGGCAGGGCGGCGAAGAGCTTGGTCTCCACGTCGTGGATCAGGCTCGCGAAGGCCTCCGGGTCCTTCCAGGTGTTGCCCACCCCGCCGGGGAAGAGGCAGTCGCCGGTGAAGACGTGCGGGTGGCCGTGCGGGTCGTCGTAGACGAGGGCGATCGAGCCGGGGGTGTGCCCGACCAGCCGGCGGGCGGTCAGCTCGACCCGGCCCACCCGGACCGTGTCGCCGTCCTCGACCGGCACGTCGGTGGCGACCGGGATGCCCTCCGCGTCGTACGCCCCGGCGTAGGTCCGGGCACCGGTCGCGGCGACGACCTCCGCGAGGGCCTGCCAGTGGTCGCCGTGCCGGTGGGTGGTGACGACGGCCTTGATGCCGTCGTCACCGATCAGCGTGAGCAGTGTGTCGGCGTCGTTGGCCGCATCGATCAGCAGCTGTTCGCCGGTCGCCCGGCAGCGCAGCAGGTACGCGTTGTTGTCCATCGGGCCGACCGAGACCTTCGAGATCATCAGGTCCGTCAGCTCGTGCACGTCCGCCGGTCCGCCGACCTTCACACTTCCGCTGTACGTCATGGGCTCAGCCTAGCTCCGCCCACCGACAACAGAGGGGGCTACAGCGCCGGGAGCTCCGGGAGCGGGCCGCCCTCGGTCTTGAGGGCGGAGCCGTCGCGGCGGCCGGCGAGCCAGCCGAGGAGCTCGGGGGCGGGGCCGGTCACGGTGACCTCGGCGCCCTCGCCGGAACCGGTGGTCCAGGTGCCCGTGCCCGCCGTCGCCACGATCCGGGTCGGCGGCACGGTCGCGTTGCCCGTGAAGCGCTCCGCGAGGAAGTCGATCTCCCGCTGGACGAACTCCTCGGGCAGGTCCTCCAGCTCGTAGCCGACGCCCAGGTCGACGTGGTGCAGGGCCACCTCCACCCAGCGGCGGAAGGGGATCCGGGAGGCGCTGTCCGTGACGCCGTTGCGGAGCTCGACGGTGCGGCTCCAGTCGGCGGGCTCGGCGCCGGCGGCCTGGAAGCCGTCGCCGCTCTCGCGCAGGTCGGCGAGCTGGACGGCGAGGGGGCGGCCCGCGTCGCGCTCGATGTCGGCGTCGCGGGTCGCGGCGTCCGCGTACATGGGACGGCCCTGGAGGACGTTCACCAGAGCGTCGGCGTTCCGGGCGATGTGGGCCAGTACATGGCCGCGCGTCCAGCCGGGAAGCCGTGACGGCTCGGCCGTCGCCGCGTTGTCCCAGGAGGCGGCTGCGTCCAGCAGCCGGTCGGTCGCTGCTTTGACAGAGGCGAGATCACGTTCGTGGTCGATCATGGCGCCGACCCTAGCGCCGCCACTCGTTCGGGTGAAGCGGTCTCCACGAGGCCGGAAATCGAATGTGCGTGCTATAGGCTCGACGGAAGCATCCGGCATCCTTGGTTGTTGGGTGTGTCAGGCACATCCGCTCTCTCAAGAAAGGTGCGGACCGGCGTGACCGACCGTCTCATCGTTCGTGGCGCTCGCGAGCACAATCTCAAGAACGTCTCGCTCGACCTCCCGCGTGACTCCCTCATCGTCTTCACCGGGCTCTCGGGATCGGGCAAGTCCTCCCTCGCGTTCGACACGATCTTCGCCGAGGGGCAGCGCCGGTACGTCGAGTCGCTCTCCTCCTACGCCCGGCAGTTCCTCGGCCAGATGGACAAGCCGGACGTCGACTTCATCGAAGGTCTGTCGCCCGCCGTCTCCATCGACCAGAAGTCGACCTCGCGCAACCCGCGCTCGACGGTCGGCACCATCACGGAGGTCTACGACTACCTCCGCCTGCTCTTCGCCCGCATCGGCAAGCCGCACTGTCCCGAGTGCCGCCGGCCGATCTCCCGCCAGTCGCCGCAGGCCATCGTCGACAAGGTCCTGGAGCTCCCCGAGGGCAGCCGCTTCCAGGTCCTCTCGCCGCTCGTGCGCGAGCGGAAGGGCGAGTTCGTCGACCTCTTCGCCGACCTCCAGACCAAGGGCTACAGCCGTGCCCGGGTCGACGGCGTGACCATTCAGCTGAGCGAGCCGCCGACGCTGAAGAAGCAGGAGAAGCACACGATCGAGGTGGTCGTCGACCGCCTCACCGTGAAGGACAGTGCCAAGCGCCGGCTCACCGACTCCGTCGAGACCGCGCTCGGACTCTCCGGCGGCATGGTCGTGCTCGACTTCGTCGACCTCCCCGAGGACGACCCCGAGCGCGAGCGGATGTACTCGGAGCACCTCTACTGCCCGTACGACGACCTGTCGTTCGAGGAGCTGGAGCCGCGCTCCTTCTCCTTCAACTCGCCCTTCGGGGCCTGCCCCGACTGCACCGGCATCGGCACGCGCATGGAGGTCGACCCCGAGCTGATCGTCCCGGACGAGGACAAGTCGCTCGACGAGGGGGCCATCCACCCCTGGTCGCACGGCCACACCAAGGAGTACTTCGGCCGGCTCATCGGCGGTCTCGCCCAGGCCCTCGGCTTCCGCACGGACCTCCCGTACGCGGGGCTGCCGCAGCGCGCCAAGAAGGCCCTGATGCACGGCCACAAGACCCAGGTCGAGGTCCGCTACCGCAACCGGTACGGGCGGGAGCGGGCGTACACCACCCCGGCCTTCGAGGGCGCCGTCTCCTTCGTCAAGCGGCGGCACAGCGAGGCCGAGAGCGACTCCAGCCGCGAGCGCTTCGAGGGCTACATGCGCGAGGTGCCCTGCCCCACCTGTGAGGGCACCCGCCTCAAGCCGATCGTCCTCGCGGTCACGGTCATGGACCGGTCCATCGCCGAGGTCTCCGCGATGTCCATCAGCGACTGCGCCGAGTTCCTCTCCCGGCTGACCCTCAACGACCGAGACAAGAAGATCGCCGAGCGGGTCCTCAAGGAGGTCAACGAGCGGCTGCGCTTCCTCGTCGACGTCGGCCTCGACTACCTCTCCCTCAACCGGGCCGCCGGCACGCTCTCCGGCGGCGAGGCCCAGCGCATCCGGCTCGCCACCCAGATCGGCTCCGGCCTCGTCGGCGTGCTGTACGTGCTCGACGAGCCGTCCATCGGCCTGCACCAGCGCGACAACCACCGGCTCATCGAGACCCTGGTCCGGCTCCGCGACATGGGGAACACGCTCATCGTCGTCGAGCACGACGAGGACACCATCAAGGTCGCGGACTGGGTCGTCGACATCGGCCCCGGCGCCGGCGAGCACGGCGGCAAGGTCGTCCACTCCGGTCCCCTGAAGGAGCTCCTCGCCAACGAGGAGTCGATCACCGGGCAGTACCTGTCCGGCCGCAGGGCGATCCCCACCCCGGACATCCGCCGCCCCGTGGACCCGGGCCGACGGCTCACCGTGCACGGTGCCCGCGAGAACAACCTGCAGGACATCGACGTCTCCTTCCCGCTGGGCGTCCTCACGGCCGTCACGGGCGTCTCCGGCTCCGGCAAGTCGACCCTGGTCAACGACATCCTCTACACCCACCTGGCGCGCGAGCTGAACGGCGCCAAGTCGGTGCCCGGCCGTCACACGCGCGTGGACGGCGACGACCTCGTCGACAAGGTCGTGCACGTCGACCAGTCGCCGATCGGCCGCACCCCGCGGTCGAACCCGGCGACCTACACCGGCGTCTTCGACCACGTCCGCAAGCTCTTCGCCGA
The sequence above is a segment of the Streptomyces sp. NBC_01255 genome. Coding sequences within it:
- the uvrA gene encoding excinuclease ABC subunit UvrA; translation: MTDRLIVRGAREHNLKNVSLDLPRDSLIVFTGLSGSGKSSLAFDTIFAEGQRRYVESLSSYARQFLGQMDKPDVDFIEGLSPAVSIDQKSTSRNPRSTVGTITEVYDYLRLLFARIGKPHCPECRRPISRQSPQAIVDKVLELPEGSRFQVLSPLVRERKGEFVDLFADLQTKGYSRARVDGVTIQLSEPPTLKKQEKHTIEVVVDRLTVKDSAKRRLTDSVETALGLSGGMVVLDFVDLPEDDPERERMYSEHLYCPYDDLSFEELEPRSFSFNSPFGACPDCTGIGTRMEVDPELIVPDEDKSLDEGAIHPWSHGHTKEYFGRLIGGLAQALGFRTDLPYAGLPQRAKKALMHGHKTQVEVRYRNRYGRERAYTTPAFEGAVSFVKRRHSEAESDSSRERFEGYMREVPCPTCEGTRLKPIVLAVTVMDRSIAEVSAMSISDCAEFLSRLTLNDRDKKIAERVLKEVNERLRFLVDVGLDYLSLNRAAGTLSGGEAQRIRLATQIGSGLVGVLYVLDEPSIGLHQRDNHRLIETLVRLRDMGNTLIVVEHDEDTIKVADWVVDIGPGAGEHGGKVVHSGPLKELLANEESITGQYLSGRRAIPTPDIRRPVDPGRRLTVHGARENNLQDIDVSFPLGVLTAVTGVSGSGKSTLVNDILYTHLARELNGAKSVPGRHTRVDGDDLVDKVVHVDQSPIGRTPRSNPATYTGVFDHVRKLFAETMEAKVRGYLPGRFSFNVKGGRCENCSGDGTIKIEMNFLPDVYVPCEVCHGDRYNRETLEVHYKGKSIAEVLNMPIEEALGFFEAVPTIARHLRTLNEVGLGYVRLGQSAPTLSGGEAQRVKLASELQKRSTGRTVYVLDEPTTGLHFEDISKLITVLSGLVDKGNSVIVIEHNLDVIKTADWLIDMGPEGGNGGGLVVAEGTPEEVASVSTSHTGKFLREILGADRISDAGGTVPAARGAKKAAAKKAPAKKSAAPAKKTATKAAAKATATKATATKATATKAAATKATATKATARARKA